A genome region from Phalacrocorax carbo chromosome 27, bPhaCar2.1, whole genome shotgun sequence includes the following:
- the VDR gene encoding vitamin D3 receptor isoform X2, producing the protein MSRLQSSWEMHQQSVAYLPDTDMETMAASTSLPDPAGEFDRNMPRICGVCGDRATGFHFNAMTCEGCKGFFRRSMKRKAMFTCPFNGDCKITKDNRRHCQACRLKRCVDIGMMKEFILTDEEVQRKREMILKRKEEEALRESLKPKLSEEQQKVIDILLEAHRKTYDPTYADFTKFRPPVRSNPSNRGAARSPSILTQDLSSEDSTDLFGSDAFKSVEPQMFSNLVLSEENDESSSMNIDFSHLSMLPHLADLVSYSIQKVIGFAKMIPGFRNLAAEDQIALLKSSAIEVIMLRSNQSFTLEDMTWTCGSNDFKYRISDVTQAGHSMDLLEPLVKFQVGLKKLNLHEEEHVLLMAICILSPDRPGVQDTSLVESLQDRLSEILQTYIRCRHPPPGSRLLYAKMIQKLADLRSLNEEHSKQYRCLSFQPEHSMQLTPLVLEVFGNEIS; encoded by the exons ATGTCCCGGCTCCAGAGCTCCTGGGAAATGCACCAGCAGAGCGTAGCGTATCTTCCAGATACAG ACATGGAGACTATGGCTGCTAGCACATCGCTTCCCGACCCAGCCGGCGAGTTCGACAGGAACATGCCCCGTATCTGTGGCGTCTGTGGGGACAGAGCCACTGGCTTTCACTTCAATGCCATGACCTGCGAAGGCTGTAAGGGCTTCTTCAG GAGAAGCATGAAGAGGAAAGCGATGTTCACGTGTCCCTTCAACGGTGACTGCAAAATCACCAAGGACAACCGGCGGCACTGCCAGGCCTGCCGGCTGAAGCGCTGCGTGGACATCGGCATGATGAAAGAGT TCATCTTGACAGACGAGGAAGTTCAGAGGAAGCGTGAGATGATACTGAAGCgcaaggaggaggaagcacTGAGGGAGAGCTTGAAGCCCAAACTCtcagaggagcagcagaaagtCATTGACATCCTCCTCGAGGCTCATCGCAAGACCTACGACCCCACGTACGCCGACTTCACCAAGTTTCGG CCTCCCGTGAGAAGCAACCCCAGCAACAGGGGTGCAGCAAGGTCCCCCTCCATTCTCACCCAAGATTTGTCATCGGAGGACTCCACTGACCTCTTTGGCTCCGATGCCTTCA AGTCTGTGGAGCCCCAGATGTTTTCGAACCTGGTCCTCTCCGAGGAGAATGACGAGAGCTCCTCCATGAACATCGACTTCTCCCACCTCTCCATGCTCCCGCACTTGGCCGACCTGGTCAGCTACAGCATACAGAAGGTGATCGGCTTTGCCAAAATGATCCCGGGATTCAG GAACTTGGCAGCAGAGGACCAGATCGCCCTGCTGAAATCCAGCGCCATTGAGGTGATCATGCTGCGCTCGAACCAGTCCTTCACCCTCGAGGACATGACGTGGACCTGCGGTAGCAATGACTTCAAGTACAGGATCAGCGATGTCACCCAAG ctggCCACAGCATGGACCTGCTCGAGCCGCTTGTGAAATTCCAGGTTGGCTTGAAGAAGCTGAACCTTCACGAAGAAGAGCACGTGCTCCTCATGGCCATCTGCATCCTGTCCCCAG ATCGCCCAGGTGTGCAGGACACCTCGCTGGTGGAATCCCTCCAGGATCGCCTCTCGGAGATCCTCCAGACCTACATCCGCTGCAGGCACCCTCCTCCCGGCAGCCGCCTGCTCTACGCCAAGATGATCCAGAAGCTGGCCGACCTACGGAGCCTGAACGAGGAGCACTCCAAGCAGTACCGCTGCCTCTCCTTCCAGCCCGAGCACAGTATGCAGCTCACGCCGCTGGTGCTCGAGGTCTTCGGCAACGAGATCTCCTGA
- the VDR gene encoding vitamin D3 receptor isoform X1, producing the protein MSRLQSSWEMHQQSVAYLPDTDMETMAASTSLPDPAGEFDRNMPRICGVCGDRATGFHFNAMTCEGCKGFFRRSMKRKAMFTCPFNGDCKITKDNRRHCQACRLKRCVDIGMMKEFILTDEEVQRKREMILKRKEEEALRESLKPKLSEEQQKVIDILLEAHRKTYDPTYADFTKFRPPVRSNPSNRGAARSPSILTQDLSSEDSTDLFGSDAFSTFPESVEPQMFSNLVLSEENDESSSMNIDFSHLSMLPHLADLVSYSIQKVIGFAKMIPGFRNLAAEDQIALLKSSAIEVIMLRSNQSFTLEDMTWTCGSNDFKYRISDVTQAGHSMDLLEPLVKFQVGLKKLNLHEEEHVLLMAICILSPDRPGVQDTSLVESLQDRLSEILQTYIRCRHPPPGSRLLYAKMIQKLADLRSLNEEHSKQYRCLSFQPEHSMQLTPLVLEVFGNEIS; encoded by the exons ATGTCCCGGCTCCAGAGCTCCTGGGAAATGCACCAGCAGAGCGTAGCGTATCTTCCAGATACAG ACATGGAGACTATGGCTGCTAGCACATCGCTTCCCGACCCAGCCGGCGAGTTCGACAGGAACATGCCCCGTATCTGTGGCGTCTGTGGGGACAGAGCCACTGGCTTTCACTTCAATGCCATGACCTGCGAAGGCTGTAAGGGCTTCTTCAG GAGAAGCATGAAGAGGAAAGCGATGTTCACGTGTCCCTTCAACGGTGACTGCAAAATCACCAAGGACAACCGGCGGCACTGCCAGGCCTGCCGGCTGAAGCGCTGCGTGGACATCGGCATGATGAAAGAGT TCATCTTGACAGACGAGGAAGTTCAGAGGAAGCGTGAGATGATACTGAAGCgcaaggaggaggaagcacTGAGGGAGAGCTTGAAGCCCAAACTCtcagaggagcagcagaaagtCATTGACATCCTCCTCGAGGCTCATCGCAAGACCTACGACCCCACGTACGCCGACTTCACCAAGTTTCGG CCTCCCGTGAGAAGCAACCCCAGCAACAGGGGTGCAGCAAGGTCCCCCTCCATTCTCACCCAAGATTTGTCATCGGAGGACTCCACTGACCTCTTTGGCTCCGATGCCTTCAGTACGTTTCCAG AGTCTGTGGAGCCCCAGATGTTTTCGAACCTGGTCCTCTCCGAGGAGAATGACGAGAGCTCCTCCATGAACATCGACTTCTCCCACCTCTCCATGCTCCCGCACTTGGCCGACCTGGTCAGCTACAGCATACAGAAGGTGATCGGCTTTGCCAAAATGATCCCGGGATTCAG GAACTTGGCAGCAGAGGACCAGATCGCCCTGCTGAAATCCAGCGCCATTGAGGTGATCATGCTGCGCTCGAACCAGTCCTTCACCCTCGAGGACATGACGTGGACCTGCGGTAGCAATGACTTCAAGTACAGGATCAGCGATGTCACCCAAG ctggCCACAGCATGGACCTGCTCGAGCCGCTTGTGAAATTCCAGGTTGGCTTGAAGAAGCTGAACCTTCACGAAGAAGAGCACGTGCTCCTCATGGCCATCTGCATCCTGTCCCCAG ATCGCCCAGGTGTGCAGGACACCTCGCTGGTGGAATCCCTCCAGGATCGCCTCTCGGAGATCCTCCAGACCTACATCCGCTGCAGGCACCCTCCTCCCGGCAGCCGCCTGCTCTACGCCAAGATGATCCAGAAGCTGGCCGACCTACGGAGCCTGAACGAGGAGCACTCCAAGCAGTACCGCTGCCTCTCCTTCCAGCCCGAGCACAGTATGCAGCTCACGCCGCTGGTGCTCGAGGTCTTCGGCAACGAGATCTCCTGA